One Lasioglossum baleicum chromosome 6, iyLasBale1, whole genome shotgun sequence genomic window carries:
- the Fas2 gene encoding neural cell adhesion molecule fasciclin 2 isoform X6 → MSTAETSICISVLCIYVLRATVPPPTRANARFAFADDASLEILPSGDTQTKPIGSSIIMTCKPKVEDAKLISDMKWLDPQNRVIETLKLVVLPIESTYQSYSKPPMYTESHQDNSLSLYFNSLQEEQAGKYTCKGTYANTIYLNKSVTIDTIVAITWDDAPENQYPILGDNFAIQCKVKARPPPLVDWLYNGELIKTNGHYVIDTYALKINNVQESDDGIYTCRASVLTTGELKERPIRVEVHVRPTVEELPSPVDIIEGEDANIECKAHGKPPPRYTWVKSLTQQNLSNADRFGVDPNNGVLTITNVNREDAGEYQCLATNAAGTATTNVMVNVIVKPKIMEFVNVTEVEDKKASIQCKAFGRPPPQITFRKHTSEKPYVKGSQPDDDRIILENVQDASIGETVGTLTIDKLMRSNDGLYECIAQNSGGEARRNGHLTVEFPPSFASMANKTVWSWEQRPVNISCIAESIPNATIRWTFYGDQKVDKDPAIKQLGTGPLSTLMIVPMDRRYYTSYKCIASNLHGTREHSIELREATKPGEVQQATMSEITATTIRFDLVPPSTHAELPIRTIVVQYKDERQTWMDAKNKTLSVGSPYIIEGLRPQTPYEFRFAARNQVGLGSWSTKILHEVTPVRTVPNQPKILTSNPDYELSTFANQYEMSWLVPADNGEPIDMYQIKYCEVRRVSGEWEVLETTCQGQDIKSQGRTRHWMKNLNSDTFYKVDLRAHNAMGFSQPGTAKFKTARESTGTTTDYHIYSSSAGVTPKFAVTAIATAITILFVAI, encoded by the exons ATGAGCACCGCCGAGACGTCGATCTGCATTTCCGTGCTGTGCATCTACGTGCTCAGGGCCACGGTGCCACCGCCGACCCGGGCCAACGCTCGTTTCG CTTTCGCGGACGATGCTTCCTTGGAGATCCTGCCAAGCGGCGACACGCAGACGAAGCCAATCGGGTCCAGCATCATCATGACGTGCAAGCCCAAGGTCGAAGACGCGAAGCTCATCAGCGACATGAAATGGCTCGATCCGCAGAATCGTGTGATCGAGACCCTGAA ACTCGTCGTCTTACCGATCGAAAG CACGTACCAGAGCTATTCGAAACCGCCGATGTACACCGAATCACACCAGGACAACAGCCTGTCTCTGTACTTCAACTCCCTTCAAGAGGAACAGGCTGGAAAATACACGTGTAAAGGCACTTACGCGAACACGATATATTTGAACAAGTCCGTGACGATCGATACCATAG TTGCGATCACTTGGGACGATGCACCCGAGAATCAATACCCAATTCTGGGCGACAACTTTGCGATTCAGTGCAAAGTGAAGGCAAGACCTCCGCCCTTGGTGGACTGGCTCTACAACGGTGAATTAATTAAGACGAACGGTCACTACGTCATCGACACGTACGCGTTGAAGATTAATAACGTACAGGAATCTGACGACGGGATCTACACATGCCGGGCTTCGGTGTTGACTACGGGGGAGCTTAAGGAACGACCTATCCGAGTTGAG GTACACGTGCGTCCGACGGTGGAGGAGTTGCCGAGCCCGGTGGACATAATCGAAGGAGAGGACGCGAACATCGAGTGCAAGGCTCACGGCAAGCCGCCGCCACGGTACACCTGGGTGAAATCGCTGACGCAGCAGAACCTGTCGAACGCGGACCGTTTCGGGGTGGACCCGAACAACGGGGTGCTGACGATCACGAACGTGAACAGGGAGGACGCGGGAGAGTATCAGTGTCTGGCGACGAACGCGGCAGGAACGGCGACAACGAATGTCATGGTGAACGTGATCGTGAAGCCAAAGATCATGGAGTTCGTGAACGTAACGGAGGTGGAGGACAAGAAGGCGTCGATCCAGTGCAAAGCGTTCGGCAGGCCACCTCCGCAGATCACCTTCAGGAAGCACACATCGGAGAAGCCTTACGTGAAGGGATCGCAGCCCGACGATGACAGAATCATCCTGGAGAACGTGCAGGACGCGTCAATCGGAGAGACGGTCGGCACGCTGACCATCGACAAGCTGATGAGATCGAACGACGGGTTGTACGAGTGCATCGCTCAGAATTCCGGTGGAGAGGCTCGCAGGAACGGTCACCTGACCGTCGAATTTCCGCCGTCGTTCGCCTCGATGGCCAACAAGACCGTCTGGTCCTGGGAACAGAGGCCCGTGAACATCAGCTGCATCGCCGAGAgcataccgaacgcaaccatcCGTTGGACCTTCTACGGCGACCAGAAGGTCGACAAAGACCCCGCGATCAAACAGCTCGGCACCGGGCCGCTCTCCACTCTGATGATCGTTCCGATGGACAGGCGCTACTACACTAGCTACAAGTGCATCGCCTCCAATCTGCACGGCACGAGGGAGCACAGCATCGAGCTCAGAGAGGCTACCAAGCCCGGCGAAGTGCAGCAGGCGACGATGAGCGAGATCACTGCGACCACCATCAGATTCGACCTTGTGCCGCCGTCTACGCACGCCGAGCTACCGATCAGGACCATCGTTGTGCAGTACAAGGACGAGAGGCAGACCTGGATGGATGCGAAGAACAAGACGTTGTCCGTTG GTTCTCCGTACATCATCGAGGGCCTGCGACCGCAGACGCCATACGAATTCCGTTTCGCCGCGCGAAACCAGGTCGGCCTTGGCAGCTGGAGCACGAAAATTCTTCACGAGGTAACGCCGGTGAGGACCGTCCCGAACCAGCCGAAGATACTAACGTCGAATCCCGATTACGAACTGTCTACGTTCGCCAACCAGTATGAGATGTCGTGGCTGGTCCCGGCGGACAACGGCGAGCCGATCGACATGTACCAGATCAAATACTGTGAAGTGAGACGCGTGTCCGGCGAGTGGGAGGTCCTGGAGACCACCTGTCAGGGGCAGGACATCAAGTCGCAGGGTAGGACGAGGCACTGGATGAAGAACCTGAACTCTGACACGTTTTACAAGGTCGACCTGAGGGCGCACAACGCGATGGGATTCAGCCAGCCGGGAACGGCGAAGTTTAAGACCGCAAGGG AATCTACGGGCACCACTACGGACTACCATATATATTCTTCTTCCGCTGGAGTTACTCCCAAGTTCGCCGTGACCGCCATTGCCACAGCAATAACGATTCTATTCGTAGCCATTTAA
- the Fas2 gene encoding neural cell adhesion molecule fasciclin 2 isoform X7, producing the protein MSTAETSICISVLCIYVLRATVPPPTRANARFAFADDASLEILPSGDTQTKPIGSSIIMTCKPKVEDAKLISDMKWLDPQNRVIETLNTYQSYSKPPMYTESHQDNSLSLYFNSLQEEQAGKYTCKGTYANTIYLNKSVTIDTIVAITWDDAPENQYPILGDNFAIQCKVKARPPPLVDWLYNGELIKTNGHYVIDTYALKINNVQESDDGIYTCRASVLTTGELKERPIRVEVHVRPTVEELPSPVDIIEGEDANIECKAHGKPPPRYTWVKSLTQQNLSNADRFGVDPNNGVLTITNVNREDAGEYQCLATNAAGTATTNVMVNVIVKPKIMEFVNVTEVEDKKASIQCKAFGRPPPQITFRKHTSEKPYVKGSQPDDDRIILENVQDASIGETVGTLTIDKLMRSNDGLYECIAQNSGGEARRNGHLTVEFPPSFASMANKTVWSWEQRPVNISCIAESIPNATIRWTFYGDQKVDKDPAIKQLGTGPLSTLMIVPMDRRYYTSYKCIASNLHGTREHSIELREATKPGEVQQATMSEITATTIRFDLVPPSTHAELPIRTIVVQYKDERQTWMDAKNKTLSVGSPYIIEGLRPQTPYEFRFAARNQVGLGSWSTKILHEVTPVRTVPNQPKILTSNPDYELSTFANQYEMSWLVPADNGEPIDMYQIKYCEVRRVSGEWEVLETTCQGQDIKSQGRTRHWMKNLNSDTFYKVDLRAHNAMGFSQPGTAKFKTARESTGTTTDYHIYSSSAGVTPKFAVTAIATAITILFVAI; encoded by the exons ATGAGCACCGCCGAGACGTCGATCTGCATTTCCGTGCTGTGCATCTACGTGCTCAGGGCCACGGTGCCACCGCCGACCCGGGCCAACGCTCGTTTCG CTTTCGCGGACGATGCTTCCTTGGAGATCCTGCCAAGCGGCGACACGCAGACGAAGCCAATCGGGTCCAGCATCATCATGACGTGCAAGCCCAAGGTCGAAGACGCGAAGCTCATCAGCGACATGAAATGGCTCGATCCGCAGAATCGTGTGATCGAGACCCTGAA CACGTACCAGAGCTATTCGAAACCGCCGATGTACACCGAATCACACCAGGACAACAGCCTGTCTCTGTACTTCAACTCCCTTCAAGAGGAACAGGCTGGAAAATACACGTGTAAAGGCACTTACGCGAACACGATATATTTGAACAAGTCCGTGACGATCGATACCATAG TTGCGATCACTTGGGACGATGCACCCGAGAATCAATACCCAATTCTGGGCGACAACTTTGCGATTCAGTGCAAAGTGAAGGCAAGACCTCCGCCCTTGGTGGACTGGCTCTACAACGGTGAATTAATTAAGACGAACGGTCACTACGTCATCGACACGTACGCGTTGAAGATTAATAACGTACAGGAATCTGACGACGGGATCTACACATGCCGGGCTTCGGTGTTGACTACGGGGGAGCTTAAGGAACGACCTATCCGAGTTGAG GTACACGTGCGTCCGACGGTGGAGGAGTTGCCGAGCCCGGTGGACATAATCGAAGGAGAGGACGCGAACATCGAGTGCAAGGCTCACGGCAAGCCGCCGCCACGGTACACCTGGGTGAAATCGCTGACGCAGCAGAACCTGTCGAACGCGGACCGTTTCGGGGTGGACCCGAACAACGGGGTGCTGACGATCACGAACGTGAACAGGGAGGACGCGGGAGAGTATCAGTGTCTGGCGACGAACGCGGCAGGAACGGCGACAACGAATGTCATGGTGAACGTGATCGTGAAGCCAAAGATCATGGAGTTCGTGAACGTAACGGAGGTGGAGGACAAGAAGGCGTCGATCCAGTGCAAAGCGTTCGGCAGGCCACCTCCGCAGATCACCTTCAGGAAGCACACATCGGAGAAGCCTTACGTGAAGGGATCGCAGCCCGACGATGACAGAATCATCCTGGAGAACGTGCAGGACGCGTCAATCGGAGAGACGGTCGGCACGCTGACCATCGACAAGCTGATGAGATCGAACGACGGGTTGTACGAGTGCATCGCTCAGAATTCCGGTGGAGAGGCTCGCAGGAACGGTCACCTGACCGTCGAATTTCCGCCGTCGTTCGCCTCGATGGCCAACAAGACCGTCTGGTCCTGGGAACAGAGGCCCGTGAACATCAGCTGCATCGCCGAGAgcataccgaacgcaaccatcCGTTGGACCTTCTACGGCGACCAGAAGGTCGACAAAGACCCCGCGATCAAACAGCTCGGCACCGGGCCGCTCTCCACTCTGATGATCGTTCCGATGGACAGGCGCTACTACACTAGCTACAAGTGCATCGCCTCCAATCTGCACGGCACGAGGGAGCACAGCATCGAGCTCAGAGAGGCTACCAAGCCCGGCGAAGTGCAGCAGGCGACGATGAGCGAGATCACTGCGACCACCATCAGATTCGACCTTGTGCCGCCGTCTACGCACGCCGAGCTACCGATCAGGACCATCGTTGTGCAGTACAAGGACGAGAGGCAGACCTGGATGGATGCGAAGAACAAGACGTTGTCCGTTG GTTCTCCGTACATCATCGAGGGCCTGCGACCGCAGACGCCATACGAATTCCGTTTCGCCGCGCGAAACCAGGTCGGCCTTGGCAGCTGGAGCACGAAAATTCTTCACGAGGTAACGCCGGTGAGGACCGTCCCGAACCAGCCGAAGATACTAACGTCGAATCCCGATTACGAACTGTCTACGTTCGCCAACCAGTATGAGATGTCGTGGCTGGTCCCGGCGGACAACGGCGAGCCGATCGACATGTACCAGATCAAATACTGTGAAGTGAGACGCGTGTCCGGCGAGTGGGAGGTCCTGGAGACCACCTGTCAGGGGCAGGACATCAAGTCGCAGGGTAGGACGAGGCACTGGATGAAGAACCTGAACTCTGACACGTTTTACAAGGTCGACCTGAGGGCGCACAACGCGATGGGATTCAGCCAGCCGGGAACGGCGAAGTTTAAGACCGCAAGGG AATCTACGGGCACCACTACGGACTACCATATATATTCTTCTTCCGCTGGAGTTACTCCCAAGTTCGCCGTGACCGCCATTGCCACAGCAATAACGATTCTATTCGTAGCCATTTAA